A stretch of the Aphelocoma coerulescens isolate FSJ_1873_10779 chromosome 22, UR_Acoe_1.0, whole genome shotgun sequence genome encodes the following:
- the ELMOD3 gene encoding ELMO domain-containing protein 3 isoform X3 has translation MGDPRNHGHERRRGLGAAGGAAGGAAARCPPGKSPPVLALGQEGVLQELVLGAGQPPDPGISEEQRRAREEWEALEEIQSGFGGTSAAPPPPISFTEALQHFQSAELSESRGKVHAPGRRGILAALLRCLRGPPQLRPQLQGEQELALAMAQCALDDSERVHMRILQTIYRQLTRSRLGCPRYGAHWEQLGFQGVDPGTDLRGTGMLGLMQILFFVLDSRTLPLAQEIFQLSQHETQNFPFCIMSVNITRMVIQALREERLSRECNRRQQVIGVLNDLYAAAFLRLFRLWKGQHGTIADAGFFLKVLQGVFLLLFCTPEGCCDGAAQELELSTKKKPRQLLKSLEAYMSRGLQPPSSPSSQIHFTSICDPGVELEGDSQLI, from the exons ATGGGGGACCCCCGAAACCACG gccATGAGCGGCGCCGGGGGCTCGGAGCGGCCGGAGGAGCAGCCGGAGGAGCGGCAGCGCGTTGTCCCCCCGGCAAGTCCCCGCCC GTTCTAGCTCTGGGGCAGGAAGGTgtcctgcaggagctggtgcTCGGAGCGGGGCAGCCCCCAGACCCTG GGATCAGCGAGGAGCAGCGCCGGGCCCGGGAGGAATGGGAGGCTCTGGAAGAGATCCAGTCAG GGTTCGGGGGCACCTCAGCCGCGCCCCCACCTCCGATTTCCTTCACTGAGGCGCTGCAGCACTTCCAGAGCGCGGAGCTCTCCGAGAGCCGG GGGAAGGTCCACGCACCAGGACGCCGGGGCATCCTGGCTGCCCTGCTCCGCTGCCTCCGGGGGCCACCCCAGCTCCGGCcgcagctccagggagagcaggagctggcGCTGGCCATGGCACAGT gcGCCCTGGATGACTCAGAGCGGGTGCACATGCGGATCCTCCAGACCATCTACCGGCAGCTGACGCGCTCCAGGCTGGGCTGCCCACGCTACGGAGcacactgggagcagctgggcttcCAGG GTGTGGATCCTGGGACTGACCTGCGTGGGACAGGAATGCTGGGGCTGATGCAGATCCTGTTCTTTGTCCTGGATTCCCGGACACTGCCACTGGCACAGGAGAttttccagctctcccagcacgAAACCCAG AACTTTCCCTTCTGCATCATGTCGGTGAACATCACCCGGATGGTCATCCAGGCGCTGCGGGAGGAGCGGCTCTCCCG GGAATGCAACCGGCGGCAGCAGGTCATCGGAGTGCTGAACGACCTCTACGCCGCTGCCTTCCTGCGGCTCTTCCGCCTCTGGAAGGGGCAGCACGGGACCATCGCCGACGCTGGCTTCTTCCTCAAGG TGCTTCAAGGGGTGTTTCTCCTCCTGTTTTGCACCCCAGAGGGATGCTGTGACGGGGCAGCTCAAG AGCTGGAATTATCCACCAAAAAGAAGCCGAGGCAGCTGCTGAAATCTCTGGAAGCCTACATGAGCCGTGGCCTTCagcctccctcctctccctcctcccagaTCCACTTCACCAGCATTTGTGACCCTGGGGTCGAGCTGGAGGGAGATTCCCAACTGATCTGA
- the ELMOD3 gene encoding ELMO domain-containing protein 3 isoform X1, whose amino-acid sequence MGSAEWPSGLPESLGWFWWVSVAGTPPSQQLIPSSSPGHERRRGLGAAGGAAGGAAARCPPGKSPPVLALGQEGVLQELVLGAGQPPDPGISEEQRRAREEWEALEEIQSGFGGTSAAPPPPISFTEALQHFQSAELSESRGKVHAPGRRGILAALLRCLRGPPQLRPQLQGEQELALAMAQCALDDSERVHMRILQTIYRQLTRSRLGCPRYGAHWEQLGFQGVDPGTDLRGTGMLGLMQILFFVLDSRTLPLAQEIFQLSQHETQNFPFCIMSVNITRMVIQALREERLSRECNRRQQVIGVLNDLYAAAFLRLFRLWKGQHGTIADAGFFLKVLQGVFLLLFCTPEGCCDGAAQELELSTKKKPRQLLKSLEAYMSRGLQPPSSPSSQIHFTSICDPGVELEGDSQLI is encoded by the exons ATGGGGAGCGCTGAGTGGCCCAGCGGGCTTCCTGAGAGCCTGGGCTGGTTCTGGTGGGTGTCAGTCGCCGGGActcccccttcccagcagctgatcccctcctcttccccaggccATGAGCGGCGCCGGGGGCTCGGAGCGGCCGGAGGAGCAGCCGGAGGAGCGGCAGCGCGTTGTCCCCCCGGCAAGTCCCCGCCC GTTCTAGCTCTGGGGCAGGAAGGTgtcctgcaggagctggtgcTCGGAGCGGGGCAGCCCCCAGACCCTG GGATCAGCGAGGAGCAGCGCCGGGCCCGGGAGGAATGGGAGGCTCTGGAAGAGATCCAGTCAG GGTTCGGGGGCACCTCAGCCGCGCCCCCACCTCCGATTTCCTTCACTGAGGCGCTGCAGCACTTCCAGAGCGCGGAGCTCTCCGAGAGCCGG GGGAAGGTCCACGCACCAGGACGCCGGGGCATCCTGGCTGCCCTGCTCCGCTGCCTCCGGGGGCCACCCCAGCTCCGGCcgcagctccagggagagcaggagctggcGCTGGCCATGGCACAGT gcGCCCTGGATGACTCAGAGCGGGTGCACATGCGGATCCTCCAGACCATCTACCGGCAGCTGACGCGCTCCAGGCTGGGCTGCCCACGCTACGGAGcacactgggagcagctgggcttcCAGG GTGTGGATCCTGGGACTGACCTGCGTGGGACAGGAATGCTGGGGCTGATGCAGATCCTGTTCTTTGTCCTGGATTCCCGGACACTGCCACTGGCACAGGAGAttttccagctctcccagcacgAAACCCAG AACTTTCCCTTCTGCATCATGTCGGTGAACATCACCCGGATGGTCATCCAGGCGCTGCGGGAGGAGCGGCTCTCCCG GGAATGCAACCGGCGGCAGCAGGTCATCGGAGTGCTGAACGACCTCTACGCCGCTGCCTTCCTGCGGCTCTTCCGCCTCTGGAAGGGGCAGCACGGGACCATCGCCGACGCTGGCTTCTTCCTCAAGG TGCTTCAAGGGGTGTTTCTCCTCCTGTTTTGCACCCCAGAGGGATGCTGTGACGGGGCAGCTCAAG AGCTGGAATTATCCACCAAAAAGAAGCCGAGGCAGCTGCTGAAATCTCTGGAAGCCTACATGAGCCGTGGCCTTCagcctccctcctctccctcctcccagaTCCACTTCACCAGCATTTGTGACCCTGGGGTCGAGCTGGAGGGAGATTCCCAACTGATCTGA
- the ELMOD3 gene encoding ELMO domain-containing protein 3 isoform X2: MGSAEWPSGLPESLGWFWWVSVAGTPPSQQLIPSSSPGHERRRGLGAAGGAAGGAAARCPPGKSPPVLALGQEGVLQELVLGAGQPPDPGISEEQRRAREEWEALEEIQSGFGGTSAAPPPPISFTEALQHFQSAELSESRGKVHAPGRRGILAALLRCLRGPPQLRPQLQGEQELALAMAQCALDDSERVHMRILQTIYRQLTRSRLGCPRYGAHWEQLGFQGVDPGTDLRGTGMLGLMQILFFVLDSRTLPLAQEIFQLSQHETQNFPFCIMSVNITRMVIQALREERLSRECNRRQQVIGVLNDLYAAAFLRLFRLWKGQHGTIADAGFFLKELELSTKKKPRQLLKSLEAYMSRGLQPPSSPSSQIHFTSICDPGVELEGDSQLI; the protein is encoded by the exons ATGGGGAGCGCTGAGTGGCCCAGCGGGCTTCCTGAGAGCCTGGGCTGGTTCTGGTGGGTGTCAGTCGCCGGGActcccccttcccagcagctgatcccctcctcttccccaggccATGAGCGGCGCCGGGGGCTCGGAGCGGCCGGAGGAGCAGCCGGAGGAGCGGCAGCGCGTTGTCCCCCCGGCAAGTCCCCGCCC GTTCTAGCTCTGGGGCAGGAAGGTgtcctgcaggagctggtgcTCGGAGCGGGGCAGCCCCCAGACCCTG GGATCAGCGAGGAGCAGCGCCGGGCCCGGGAGGAATGGGAGGCTCTGGAAGAGATCCAGTCAG GGTTCGGGGGCACCTCAGCCGCGCCCCCACCTCCGATTTCCTTCACTGAGGCGCTGCAGCACTTCCAGAGCGCGGAGCTCTCCGAGAGCCGG GGGAAGGTCCACGCACCAGGACGCCGGGGCATCCTGGCTGCCCTGCTCCGCTGCCTCCGGGGGCCACCCCAGCTCCGGCcgcagctccagggagagcaggagctggcGCTGGCCATGGCACAGT gcGCCCTGGATGACTCAGAGCGGGTGCACATGCGGATCCTCCAGACCATCTACCGGCAGCTGACGCGCTCCAGGCTGGGCTGCCCACGCTACGGAGcacactgggagcagctgggcttcCAGG GTGTGGATCCTGGGACTGACCTGCGTGGGACAGGAATGCTGGGGCTGATGCAGATCCTGTTCTTTGTCCTGGATTCCCGGACACTGCCACTGGCACAGGAGAttttccagctctcccagcacgAAACCCAG AACTTTCCCTTCTGCATCATGTCGGTGAACATCACCCGGATGGTCATCCAGGCGCTGCGGGAGGAGCGGCTCTCCCG GGAATGCAACCGGCGGCAGCAGGTCATCGGAGTGCTGAACGACCTCTACGCCGCTGCCTTCCTGCGGCTCTTCCGCCTCTGGAAGGGGCAGCACGGGACCATCGCCGACGCTGGCTTCTTCCTCAAGG AGCTGGAATTATCCACCAAAAAGAAGCCGAGGCAGCTGCTGAAATCTCTGGAAGCCTACATGAGCCGTGGCCTTCagcctccctcctctccctcctcccagaTCCACTTCACCAGCATTTGTGACCCTGGGGTCGAGCTGGAGGGAGATTCCCAACTGATCTGA
- the ELMOD3 gene encoding ELMO domain-containing protein 3 isoform X4 yields MSGAGGSERPEEQPEERQRVVPPVLALGQEGVLQELVLGAGQPPDPGISEEQRRAREEWEALEEIQSGFGGTSAAPPPPISFTEALQHFQSAELSESRGKVHAPGRRGILAALLRCLRGPPQLRPQLQGEQELALAMAQCALDDSERVHMRILQTIYRQLTRSRLGCPRYGAHWEQLGFQGVDPGTDLRGTGMLGLMQILFFVLDSRTLPLAQEIFQLSQHETQNFPFCIMSVNITRMVIQALREERLSRECNRRQQVIGVLNDLYAAAFLRLFRLWKGQHGTIADAGFFLKVLQGVFLLLFCTPEGCCDGAAQELELSTKKKPRQLLKSLEAYMSRGLQPPSSPSSQIHFTSICDPGVELEGDSQLI; encoded by the exons ATGAGCGGCGCCGGGGGCTCGGAGCGGCCGGAGGAGCAGCCGGAGGAGCGGCAGCGCGTTGTCCCCCCG GTTCTAGCTCTGGGGCAGGAAGGTgtcctgcaggagctggtgcTCGGAGCGGGGCAGCCCCCAGACCCTG GGATCAGCGAGGAGCAGCGCCGGGCCCGGGAGGAATGGGAGGCTCTGGAAGAGATCCAGTCAG GGTTCGGGGGCACCTCAGCCGCGCCCCCACCTCCGATTTCCTTCACTGAGGCGCTGCAGCACTTCCAGAGCGCGGAGCTCTCCGAGAGCCGG GGGAAGGTCCACGCACCAGGACGCCGGGGCATCCTGGCTGCCCTGCTCCGCTGCCTCCGGGGGCCACCCCAGCTCCGGCcgcagctccagggagagcaggagctggcGCTGGCCATGGCACAGT gcGCCCTGGATGACTCAGAGCGGGTGCACATGCGGATCCTCCAGACCATCTACCGGCAGCTGACGCGCTCCAGGCTGGGCTGCCCACGCTACGGAGcacactgggagcagctgggcttcCAGG GTGTGGATCCTGGGACTGACCTGCGTGGGACAGGAATGCTGGGGCTGATGCAGATCCTGTTCTTTGTCCTGGATTCCCGGACACTGCCACTGGCACAGGAGAttttccagctctcccagcacgAAACCCAG AACTTTCCCTTCTGCATCATGTCGGTGAACATCACCCGGATGGTCATCCAGGCGCTGCGGGAGGAGCGGCTCTCCCG GGAATGCAACCGGCGGCAGCAGGTCATCGGAGTGCTGAACGACCTCTACGCCGCTGCCTTCCTGCGGCTCTTCCGCCTCTGGAAGGGGCAGCACGGGACCATCGCCGACGCTGGCTTCTTCCTCAAGG TGCTTCAAGGGGTGTTTCTCCTCCTGTTTTGCACCCCAGAGGGATGCTGTGACGGGGCAGCTCAAG AGCTGGAATTATCCACCAAAAAGAAGCCGAGGCAGCTGCTGAAATCTCTGGAAGCCTACATGAGCCGTGGCCTTCagcctccctcctctccctcctcccagaTCCACTTCACCAGCATTTGTGACCCTGGGGTCGAGCTGGAGGGAGATTCCCAACTGATCTGA
- the ELMOD3 gene encoding ELMO domain-containing protein 3 isoform X5 has protein sequence MSGAGGSERPEEQPEERQRVVPPVLALGQEGVLQELVLGAGQPPDPGISEEQRRAREEWEALEEIQSGFGGTSAAPPPPISFTEALQHFQSAELSESRGKVHAPGRRGILAALLRCLRGPPQLRPQLQGEQELALAMAQCALDDSERVHMRILQTIYRQLTRSRLGCPRYGAHWEQLGFQGVDPGTDLRGTGMLGLMQILFFVLDSRTLPLAQEIFQLSQHETQNFPFCIMSVNITRMVIQALREERLSRECNRRQQVIGVLNDLYAAAFLRLFRLWKGQHGTIADAGFFLKELELSTKKKPRQLLKSLEAYMSRGLQPPSSPSSQIHFTSICDPGVELEGDSQLI, from the exons ATGAGCGGCGCCGGGGGCTCGGAGCGGCCGGAGGAGCAGCCGGAGGAGCGGCAGCGCGTTGTCCCCCCG GTTCTAGCTCTGGGGCAGGAAGGTgtcctgcaggagctggtgcTCGGAGCGGGGCAGCCCCCAGACCCTG GGATCAGCGAGGAGCAGCGCCGGGCCCGGGAGGAATGGGAGGCTCTGGAAGAGATCCAGTCAG GGTTCGGGGGCACCTCAGCCGCGCCCCCACCTCCGATTTCCTTCACTGAGGCGCTGCAGCACTTCCAGAGCGCGGAGCTCTCCGAGAGCCGG GGGAAGGTCCACGCACCAGGACGCCGGGGCATCCTGGCTGCCCTGCTCCGCTGCCTCCGGGGGCCACCCCAGCTCCGGCcgcagctccagggagagcaggagctggcGCTGGCCATGGCACAGT gcGCCCTGGATGACTCAGAGCGGGTGCACATGCGGATCCTCCAGACCATCTACCGGCAGCTGACGCGCTCCAGGCTGGGCTGCCCACGCTACGGAGcacactgggagcagctgggcttcCAGG GTGTGGATCCTGGGACTGACCTGCGTGGGACAGGAATGCTGGGGCTGATGCAGATCCTGTTCTTTGTCCTGGATTCCCGGACACTGCCACTGGCACAGGAGAttttccagctctcccagcacgAAACCCAG AACTTTCCCTTCTGCATCATGTCGGTGAACATCACCCGGATGGTCATCCAGGCGCTGCGGGAGGAGCGGCTCTCCCG GGAATGCAACCGGCGGCAGCAGGTCATCGGAGTGCTGAACGACCTCTACGCCGCTGCCTTCCTGCGGCTCTTCCGCCTCTGGAAGGGGCAGCACGGGACCATCGCCGACGCTGGCTTCTTCCTCAAGG AGCTGGAATTATCCACCAAAAAGAAGCCGAGGCAGCTGCTGAAATCTCTGGAAGCCTACATGAGCCGTGGCCTTCagcctccctcctctccctcctcccagaTCCACTTCACCAGCATTTGTGACCCTGGGGTCGAGCTGGAGGGAGATTCCCAACTGATCTGA